The Sinorhizobium alkalisoli genomic interval GCCACCTGGCCTTCCGTCGCCAGATAGGCCCCCGACAGAATCCGCATCAGAGTACTTTTTCCGGCCCCGTTTTCTCCCACGAGCCCATGAACGGTTCCCTTGGCAACGGCGAAGCTGACATCCTTCAGCGCGTAGACGCCGGGGAACCGCTTATGGATGCCTTTCATCTCAAGAATGGGGGATGCCATGTCGAGGTCTCCAGTCCGTGAAATCGATTTCACGACCAAGTTAAAAAAATCAGAGCCGGGGAATCTGCATTCCGCCGCCGATGTTGTAGACGTCGCCCGTGCTGAACGGCATGCCGCCAGTCACCAACGTTGCGATGCCGCGCGCGATATCCTGCGGTTGACCCCATCGGCGGATGGCGCAAATCGCCCCGCTTTCGATCTGAGGCGAGTAGCGTTCGAAAACATCCGCGGTCATATCGGTCATGATCAAACCGGGACGGATTTCATAAACTCCGATGCCATGTTCGGCGAGGCGCAACGCGTACTGCTGGGACGCCATGGATAGCCCCGCCTTCGAGATGCAGTACGGCCCCTTTTCCGGCGACACCAGATGAGCGTTGGCGGACGTGATGAAGACGATCGACCTGTTGTCCGGAGCGCCTTCGCGCGCCACCATCCGCTTGGCGACGGCCTGCGTCAGAAAGAAGGTGCCGCGGAGGTTGACGTCGATCAGACGATCGAAGCTCTCTTCCGAGACCTCGAGGAGATCACCGCGCTCGGGAACCTGAATTCCGGCGTTGTTGATG includes:
- a CDS encoding 3-ketoacyl-ACP reductase, producing MKADVKTRGEAQANGGASAVRGVAVVTGGRRGIGQAICVELASAGFDIAVVDLRDDETAQEAVKLVEEQGQRALLLQLDISQTSDYASFLDKVETGLGPVNCLINNAGIQVPERGDLLEVSEESFDRLIDVNLRGTFFLTQAVAKRMVAREGAPDNRSIVFITSANAHLVSPEKGPYCISKAGLSMASQQYALRLAEHGIGVYEIRPGLIMTDMTADVFERYSPQIESGAICAIRRWGQPQDIARGIATLVTGGMPFSTGDVYNIGGGMQIPRL